In Candidatus Tiamatella incendiivivens, a single genomic region encodes these proteins:
- a CDS encoding DUF47 family protein: protein MEEEYYDEAEMYNENNVVEESIAEMSIREQLSNIAINFSNMASTAGKMVETALNADHDPLAVEKLKKMYEREILGIKEKIDGGRERLFRYLSRMRETISYLSAYAQISILYTKAAQYIEGFTYRLFLYTSKYQKIDEDVRSNLMELISLLNETSSSLLRVFRSLGVNKTIVRDAISDVKIKEEEADSIYRTLYVKVIERYSENVKNLLLLESLVESLENSIDLLKDISDYSLILI from the coding sequence ATGGAAGAAGAGTACTATGATGAGGCAGAAATGTACAATGAGAACAACGTTGTAGAGGAATCCATAGCAGAAATGAGTATTAGAGAGCAATTGTCGAATATAGCAATAAACTTCTCTAACATGGCTTCAACTGCAGGGAAAATGGTGGAGACTGCCTTAAACGCTGACCATGACCCTCTAGCAGTCGAGAAACTCAAGAAGATGTATGAACGCGAAATACTTGGAATAAAGGAAAAGATAGATGGGGGAAGGGAAAGGCTTTTCAGGTATCTATCAAGAATGAGGGAAACGATTTCATATTTATCTGCCTATGCACAAATATCCATACTATACACTAAAGCTGCACAATACATAGAAGGATTCACGTATAGACTCTTCCTCTATACAAGTAAATACCAAAAAATTGATGAGGATGTTAGGTCAAACCTAATGGAACTCATATCACTTCTAAACGAGACGTCAAGCAGTCTCCTAAGGGTATTCAGGAGTTTAGGTGTTAATAAAACAATAGTTAGGGATGCAATATCTGATGTTAAGATAAAAGAAGAAGAAGCAGACTCGATCTACAGAACACTATATGTCAAGGTAATAGAAAGATACTCTGAAAACGTTAAGAATCTCCTTCTTCTCGAAAGCCTAGTAGAGAGTCTAGAAAACTCTATCGACTTACTGAAAGACATAAGTGACTATAGCCTGATTCTCATTTAG